A region from the bacterium genome encodes:
- a CDS encoding ATP-binding protein produces MIRREIADLVLKLFRQYPFVSVTGPRQSGKTTLCQSLFDDAEVSYASLDALDVRERAERDPRGFLRDLGTPAVIDEVQHVPSLFSYLKEAADARGANGLYVLTGSENFKLNEAVGESLAGRIAQLRLLPFSFEESRRAGGADAFAEIAYRGFYPRIIDQRLEPRQALADYFDTYVERDVRRMGGVGDLSAFRRFSALCAGRVGQLVNSAQLGADAGVTHTTVRHWLAVLERSYIAFLLPPYFANIRKRLVKSPKIYFYDVGLASHLLGIGEPSQVATHPLRGQLFENMVVAEAMKHSFNRGRHPRLSFYRESGGLECDLFQETGRGIHAVEIKSGATVASDWFGPLHRVAATVPGITARTVVFGGDNQQSRSEVDVVPLGRFPAALSRFDTHTAVIVGSEGAPVDAAAVLALFPNGTRRGATTDARGVARLDLHTEDVPMTVFVAGPDLSAHVSTGWVPAEGALSVELVPLVGGGSAIFEDRTGSLPGIEGRLDPILDGDGRTCLYTDNVAVNGALSSGAVHFAVGEEILRLQDAHGNACDVRFVAMRGQSSLLEYRPL; encoded by the coding sequence GTGATTCGTCGAGAGATTGCCGATCTTGTACTGAAACTGTTCCGACAGTACCCGTTCGTGTCGGTGACCGGGCCGCGCCAGTCCGGCAAGACGACGCTGTGCCAGTCCCTCTTCGACGACGCTGAGGTCAGCTACGCCAGCTTGGACGCGCTCGATGTCCGTGAGCGAGCCGAGCGCGATCCGCGGGGATTCCTGCGCGACCTCGGCACGCCGGCGGTCATCGACGAAGTCCAGCATGTGCCGTCGCTCTTCTCGTATCTGAAGGAAGCGGCCGATGCCCGCGGCGCGAACGGCTTGTACGTGCTCACCGGCAGCGAGAACTTCAAGCTGAACGAGGCGGTCGGCGAGTCTCTGGCCGGCCGGATAGCGCAGCTGCGCCTGCTTCCGTTCTCGTTCGAGGAGAGTCGCCGGGCGGGCGGGGCAGATGCGTTCGCCGAGATCGCGTACAGGGGCTTCTACCCGCGCATCATCGACCAGCGACTCGAGCCGCGACAGGCGCTGGCCGACTACTTCGACACTTACGTCGAGAGGGATGTCCGCCGGATGGGCGGCGTCGGCGACCTCTCGGCATTCCGACGGTTCTCGGCGCTGTGCGCAGGACGAGTCGGGCAACTCGTCAACTCGGCACAGCTAGGCGCGGACGCGGGGGTGACACACACGACCGTCCGGCATTGGCTGGCCGTGCTCGAGCGCAGCTACATCGCCTTCCTGTTGCCGCCGTATTTCGCCAACATTCGAAAGCGGCTGGTGAAGTCGCCGAAGATCTACTTCTACGACGTCGGCCTCGCCAGCCACCTGCTGGGGATCGGTGAACCGAGCCAAGTAGCGACCCACCCGTTGCGCGGCCAACTGTTCGAGAACATGGTGGTCGCCGAAGCGATGAAGCACAGCTTCAACCGCGGGCGCCATCCCCGGCTCAGCTTCTACCGGGAATCGGGCGGGCTGGAATGCGACCTGTTCCAGGAGACTGGGCGCGGCATCCATGCCGTCGAGATCAAGTCGGGGGCAACCGTGGCCTCCGACTGGTTCGGGCCGTTGCACCGTGTCGCCGCGACTGTCCCCGGCATTACGGCCCGGACCGTTGTCTTCGGCGGCGACAATCAGCAGTCTCGGTCGGAGGTCGACGTGGTGCCGCTCGGGAGATTCCCTGCGGCACTGAGCCGATTCGACACCCACACGGCGGTGATCGTCGGCAGCGAGGGCGCCCCGGTTGACGCTGCGGCTGTCCTGGCGCTGTTTCCCAACGGCACGAGACGCGGCGCGACGACCGACGCGAGGGGTGTGGCCCGCCTCGACCTCCACACCGAGGACGTGCCGATGACGGTGTTCGTCGCAGGGCCGGATCTGAGCGCCCACGTATCGACAGGTTGGGTTCCGGCTGAGGGCGCCTTGAGCGTCGAGTTGGTGCCGCTGGTCGGCGGCGGCTCGGCAATCTTCGAAGACCGGACCGGGTCCCTGCCGGGCATCGAAGGCCGACTCGACCCGATACTCGACGGGGACGGGCGTACGTGTCTGTACACAGACAACGTGGCTGTCAACGGCGCCCTCAGCTCCGGCGCGGTCCACTTCGCCGTCGGCGAGGAGATCCTTCGTCTCCAAGACGCCCACGGCAACGCGTGTGACGTGAGGTTCGTGGCGATGAGAGGTCAGTCGTCGCTGCTGGAATACCGCCCGCTCTGA
- a CDS encoding site-specific DNA-methyltransferase has product MDLFFTSPPYADARAYSRIHPDNYVEWFLPFAAAMREATGPTGSFVLNIKNRVAKSGELQGQRHPYVYELVLAMQRMGWRWVETYIWAKPNAIPGRFGPRTKDSFEYVYHFAKGPKPFFDLDAVRVPYKADPAEIARRLGDPNGRKNTDAGFGRDRTKTYGCGGADPGNVIAVSQSYNQHHGPAGRHTAVMPEGLAEFFVKLACPPGGVVVDPFAGSGTTMVAARRHGRRAGGIELLDEYVAVATERLADDCVQEELGLLRVAI; this is encoded by the coding sequence GTGGACCTGTTCTTCACCTCGCCCCCCTATGCCGACGCTCGGGCTTACTCGCGGATCCACCCGGACAACTACGTCGAGTGGTTCCTGCCCTTCGCCGCGGCGATGCGCGAGGCAACAGGCCCGACCGGATCGTTCGTGCTCAACATCAAGAACCGGGTGGCGAAATCAGGAGAACTGCAGGGCCAGCGTCACCCGTACGTCTACGAGTTGGTGCTCGCCATGCAAAGGATGGGTTGGCGGTGGGTCGAGACGTACATCTGGGCCAAGCCGAACGCCATCCCCGGCCGGTTCGGGCCGCGGACCAAGGACAGCTTCGAGTACGTGTACCACTTCGCCAAAGGGCCCAAGCCGTTCTTCGACCTCGACGCGGTGCGAGTCCCCTACAAGGCCGATCCGGCAGAGATCGCCAGGCGGCTCGGCGACCCCAACGGCCGCAAGAACACCGACGCCGGGTTCGGTCGGGACAGGACCAAGACCTACGGTTGCGGCGGCGCCGATCCGGGAAACGTCATCGCCGTCAGCCAGAGCTACAACCAGCACCACGGTCCGGCAGGACGCCACACCGCCGTCATGCCCGAGGGCCTCGCGGAGTTCTTCGTGAAGCTGGCCTGCCCACCCGGCGGGGTTGTCGTGGACCCGTTTGCAGGGTCGGGCACCACGATGGTCGCGGCGCGCCGCCACGGACGGCGGGCCGGTGGAATCGAGTTGCTCGACGAATACGTCGCCGTGGCGACCGAACGGCTCGCCGACGACTGCGTCCAGGAGGAGTTGGGGCTACTCCGTGTCGCTATCTGA
- a CDS encoding MSMEG_4193 family putative phosphomutase gives MAAARRAVTVLLVRHGATATTGQVLPGRAPGLHLNETGRAQAEAAAARIGALADVRAVYASPLERATETAAPIARAAGRRVRTVDGLNECDFGDWTGRELADLRRLAAWRQVQHTPSGFRFPGGESFAEMQTRVCGTLADLTARHRGGAIVAVSHADCIKAAVAQAVGTPLDLFQRIVVSPCSVTVIAYGGDGPLVLTVNSTGDDLRTLRPG, from the coding sequence ATGGCTGCTGCCCGCCGTGCGGTCACGGTTCTGCTGGTGCGCCACGGCGCCACCGCCACCACCGGGCAGGTGCTGCCAGGGCGGGCGCCGGGGCTGCACCTCAACGAGACGGGCCGGGCGCAGGCCGAGGCCGCCGCGGCGCGCATCGGCGCCCTGGCGGACGTGCGCGCCGTGTACGCCTCGCCGCTGGAGCGGGCCACCGAGACCGCCGCCCCGATCGCCCGCGCCGCCGGGCGGCGGGTCCGCACCGTCGACGGGCTGAACGAATGCGACTTCGGCGACTGGACAGGACGTGAGCTGGCCGACCTGCGGCGCCTCGCCGCCTGGCGGCAGGTTCAGCACACCCCCAGCGGTTTCCGCTTCCCCGGCGGGGAGTCGTTCGCCGAGATGCAGACCCGCGTCTGCGGCACCCTCGCCGACCTCACCGCCCGCCACCGGGGCGGTGCCATCGTGGCGGTCTCCCACGCCGACTGCATCAAGGCGGCGGTCGCCCAGGCGGTCGGCACGCCGCTGGACCTTTTCCAGCGCATCGTCGTCTCGCCCTGCTCAGTCACCGTCATCGCCTACGGCGGCGACGGCCCTCTCGTGCTGACCGTAAAC
- a CDS encoding helix-turn-helix transcriptional regulator, which translates to MASNARAHIEEIVADDAEIQAEYETLRLRRAIVGQLRALREQRNWTQQQLAEAVGVPRSAISRLESAGHSPRLETLHAVARVFGYDVDVRLKRRRTPVA; encoded by the coding sequence ATGGCCAGCAACGCCCGAGCGCACATTGAAGAGATCGTCGCCGACGACGCCGAAATCCAGGCGGAGTACGAGACGCTGCGACTGAGGCGCGCGATAGTCGGCCAGCTGCGCGCCCTGCGCGAGCAACGGAACTGGACGCAGCAGCAACTCGCCGAAGCCGTAGGAGTGCCGCGCAGCGCGATCTCCCGTCTCGAGTCGGCGGGACACAGCCCGCGCCTCGAGACCCTTCACGCCGTGGCGCGCGTGTTCGGCTACGACGTGGATGTGCGCTTGAAGCGTCGGCGGACCCCGGTGGCGTGA
- a CDS encoding uracil-DNA glycosylase: MLGRTAAGVQVSAAERLGALEAEVVACRACPRLVAWREEVARTRRAAFAGEDYWGRAVPGFGDPEARLLVVGLAPAAHGANRTGRMFTGDRSGEWLYRALWRAGFANQPEALHAADGLRLTGAWVTSPVKCAPPANKPTGEEFAACSGFFTAELAALAQVRVVVALGGLACAAVARHWDLRPRPRFAHGLEVPLGGGRTLLCCYHVSQQNTFTGRLTEDMLDAVFDRARRLAG; this comes from the coding sequence GTGCTTGGCAGGACCGCTGCAGGGGTCCAGGTCTCGGCGGCTGAACGGCTGGGGGCTCTGGAGGCCGAGGTGGTGGCGTGTCGGGCGTGCCCGCGGCTGGTGGCGTGGCGGGAGGAGGTGGCGCGCACCCGCCGGGCCGCCTTCGCCGGCGAGGACTACTGGGGCCGGGCGGTGCCGGGCTTCGGCGACCCCGAGGCCCGCCTGCTGGTGGTGGGGTTGGCGCCCGCCGCGCACGGCGCCAACCGCACGGGGCGCATGTTCACCGGCGACCGTTCCGGCGAGTGGCTCTACCGGGCGCTGTGGCGGGCGGGCTTCGCCAACCAGCCCGAGGCCCTCCACGCCGCCGACGGGCTGCGCCTCACCGGCGCCTGGGTCACCTCGCCGGTGAAGTGCGCGCCGCCCGCCAACAAGCCGACCGGCGAGGAGTTCGCCGCCTGCAGCGGCTTCTTCACGGCCGAGTTGGCGGCGCTGGCGCAGGTGCGGGTGGTGGTGGCGCTGGGCGGTCTGGCCTGCGCCGCGGTGGCGCGGCACTGGGACCTGCGTCCCCGGCCCCGCTTCGCGCATGGGTTGGAGGTGCCGCTGGGCGGCGGGCGCACCCTGCTCTGCTGCTACCACGTGAGCCAGCAGAACACCTTCACCGGCCGGCTCACCGAGGACATGCTGGACGCCGTCTTCGACCGGGCCCGCCGCCTCGCCGGATAG